The genomic region CTATATAAGCGGCACGTCAGCGGGTCAACCGGAGCCTGCACTCTGGATGCCGGGGGGTGTCCAACAGGGAGCGACCGGGCGGAGAGGCCCCTCGAGTGGGGTGCCGCGGCCCCCATCGGGGCATAGCCTTCCAGGGCAGGCACCCGCGTCGGAGGACACCCATGGCCTCTCTGCTGAACGGTCCCATTCTCATCGTCGAGGATGACGAGGACATCCGGGAAGCGCTCCAGGGCTTCCTGGAGCTGCAGGGCTATGACGTGGTCCTGGCCACCCACGGCCGGGAGGCCGTCGAGCAGCTGCAGCGCCAGCCCCGGCCCGCCCTCATCCTGCTGGACATGGCCCTGCCGGTGATGGACGGACACCGGGTGCTCACCTACCGCAAACAGACGAACGGGCTCCAGGAGGTGCCCGTCATCATCGTCTCGGCGGGAATGGCGGCGATGAACCCCCGGGACAGGGCCCTCTACGCGGCCAACTACAACGTGGCCGCCTTCCTGAAGAAGCCGGCGGACCCGGACCAGCTCCTGGAGACCATCGAGCGCCACGCGCTGCGCCCGTCGAGCGAGCCGGCAGGCGCCCCGGCGTGACGGAAGCCCGTTCCACCCCCTTCCAGGCGCCGGGAGGCCGGGAGACAATGCCTTCCCTTCAACGGTCTTCCTTGGAATGGGGCGTCGCGGCGTGCTCGGAGTGTGGATGCGCAGAGGGCTCCTCGGGGCCGCGCTGGCGGTGCTCGGGGTGCTGGCCCTGTCGCACTTCGTCCGGGTGCGCTACCAGGACCGCATCGTCCCGCTGAGCTCCGCCCCCGAGGCGCCGGTGGTGCTGGTGTTCGGCGCGGGGCTGGCGCCGGGCGGGGTGCCCTCGGCGGTGCTGGCGCAGCGGCTGGACACCGCGATTGCCCTCTGGAAGGCGGGCAAGGCGAAGGCGGTGCTCGTCAGCGGGGACAACTCGGACCGCTTCCATGACGAGACGCGCGCCATGCGCCGCTACATGCTCGACCGGGGGCTGCCCGAGCAGGCGGTGCTGGGAGACGACTCGGGGCTGTCCACCTATGACAGCTGCGTGCGCGCCTTCACCGTCTTCCAGGTCCGCAAGGCGCTGCTGGTGACGCAGGGCTTCCACCTGCCGCGCGCGCTGTACATCGCCAACTCGGTGGGCATGGACGCCTGGGGCGTGGCGGCGGACGAGGGCCGGCCCTCCACCCGGCGCTACGCGGTGCGGGAGATGTTCTCCCGGGTGCTCGCGCTGGCCATGGTGACGCTGGAGCGCAAGCCCACCTACCCGGCCGAGCGCACGGCGGCCACCGGGCGCTGAAGCCTCCGAGGGCAGGCGGGCAGGCACCGCTCGTTGCCGCGCCTCCCTGGGGTCCGCACTGTTAGCTCGGTAGCAGCCGAGCCACCGAGTTCCTCAGGAGGAAGAATCATGCGCTTCAAGAAGCTGGGTTCGGAGGATGTGGGGGAGGCGACTTCGCGACGCCATGTGGATCCGGTGACGGGACAGGAAGAGGTGAACATCACCGATCAGGACCTGGCGGCCACCCCTCCGCTGGAAGAGGAGCCTGACTTCCGCGACATCCTCCCGGACCAGATCCACGAGTTCCGTCGGGGCGAGGAGGACGAGGAGGAAGAGGACCGCGAGCTGACGGCGCGGCCGAGCCAGGACATGCGTCCCATCCAGAAGGAAGAGCTGCCCGAGGGCTAGAGCCGTGGCCACGGCATCGCGCCCGCGCTCCCAGGTGTCGCCCCGCACGGTGTGGACGGTGGGGCTCAACGTGCTGGGGCTGCTGGGCCTGCTGATGCTGCTGCGCGCGGCCAGTGGCGCCCTGTCCTGGGTGCTGGTGGCGCTCTTCCTGGCGCTGGCGGCCCAGCCGCTGGTGGCCTGGCTGGAGCGCCACGGCATCCGGCGAGGGCTGTCGGTGGCGCTGCTGTTCCTGGGCTCCCTGGGGCTGCTGGCGGCCCTGCTGACGACCTTCGTGCCCATGGTGCTGGAGCAGGGCCGGGGGCTGGTGACGGCCCTGCCGGGCCTCATCGAGTCGCTGCGCCACCAGGGGTGGATGGAGCAGCTGGACGCGCGCTTCGGCCTCTTCGACCGCATGGCGGAGGAGCTGCGCCAGGGGCTGCCGGGCGCGGCCATGCCCGTGCTGGGCGTGGTGACGGGCATCCTCCACCGCGTGGCGGCCTTCATCACGGTGGTGGTGCTGGCGGCCTTCTTCCTCGCCTTCGGCAAGGAGCTGTTCGACACGGCGATGCTCTGGGTGCCCCCGGACAAGCGCACGCACTGGTATCAGCTCGCGCTGCGCATCCACCGCACCGTGGGGCGCTACGTGGCGGGCTCGTTCTTCATCTCGCTCATCGGCGGCGTGGTGACGACGGTGACCCTGGCGCTGCTCGGAGTGCCCTACTTCCTGCCGCTGGGCCTGGTGATGGCGGTGCTGGGGCTCATCCCGTTCATCGGGGCGTTCCTCGGCGGGATGCTCATCGTGGGCGCGACGTTCGCCACCGTCGGCTCCCACGCCGGCTTCATCTCGCTGGGCGTGTTCCTGGCGTACCAGCAGGTGGAGAACCACCTGCTCCAGCCGTTCATCCAGCGGCGCACGCTGCGGATGAACCCCCTGCTCATCGCGCTGGCGATGCTGGCGGGCACGGCCTTCGCGGGCATCCTGGGGGCGCTGCTGGCGCTGCCGGTCGCCGGGGCCGTGCAGGTGCTCGCGCAGGACATGCTCGCCCGACGTCAGGAGCGCTGGCGCATCGAGGGCCAGGACGACACCCTCGCCGTGCCTCCACCGCCCCCCGTGCCCAACGAGGACGCCCCCGAGGCACGGCACTGAGGAGGGCTCGGGTGGGAGGCGTCGATGGCCTCCCACGCAGGCCCTCCCGCGCACGGCTCAGCGACCGCGTCGCGCCCCGGCCTTCTTGGCGGGGGCCTTCTTCGCCGCGCCCTTCCTGGCAGGAGCCTTCTTCGCAGGAGCCTTCTTCGCAGCAGCCTTCTTCGCAGTGGCCTGCTTTGCCGGGGCCTTCTTCGCAGCGGCCTTCTTGGCCGCAGCCTTCTTGGCAGCGCCCTTCTTGGCCGCAGCCTGCTTCGCCGGAGTCTTCTTCGCAGCGGGCTGCTTCGCCGGAGCCTTCTTGGCCGCAGCCTGCTTCGCCGGAGCCTTCTTGGCCGCAGCCTGCTTCGCCGGGGCCTTCGCGGCTGGAGCCTTCGCCGCCGTGCGCGCCGCAGCCTTCTTGCGAGGCACCGCGGGCTGCTCCTGGCTCTTGAGGCCTTCGATGCGCCGCTCGGCGGCAATCACCGCGGGCTCCTCGAGCCCTGCCTCCTTCTTGCCCGCCTTGCCCTTGAGGCTCTTCATGCGCCGCTCGGCGGCAATCACCGCGGGCTTGTCGAGCGTCGGCTCGCCCGCCACCGGTGCTGCCTCCTCGGCCTTGGGCGCTGCTTCCTCGGCCTTGGGCGCTGCTTCCTCGCCCTTGGGCGGCTTCGCGGCCTTGGGGGCCTTCGGAGCCTTGGGCGCTGCCTTCGGAGGCTTCGTCGCGGCCTTCATCGCCTTGACCGCTGCTTCCGGAACCTTGGGGCGCACGCCCTCCTCATACTCGTACGCCAGCTCCGGCACCTCGGCGGCCGCTTCCTCCTCGCCCGCCTCTTGCTGCGTGGCGGCCGCCTCCGCCTCCTCGCCCTCGGCAGCCACCGCCTCCTCTTCCTCCTCGCCCTCCGCGGCCTCCTTCCCCCCGGCCAGCTCGCTCAGCGCGCCCTGCACGGCGGCGATGGCTCGCGCGAAGGTCCGGTCGCCGAACTCCTCGTGCTCCACCGGCGGCACCAGCACGCTGAGCATGTTCGACAGCGAGCGGTAGAGCCGCATCTCCTTCTTGTCTTCGTCCCACGTGCCGTAGAGCCAGTCCTCGTCCCCGAGCGCATGCACCCATTCCGGCAGGGGCCCGCCCCCATCGCCCTGCTCCACCATGGCGGACTTGCGCGCCGTGAACAGGTGGCGGTGCGTCCCCTTCAGGCCGAAGCGCCACACCCCCGCCACCGGCAGCCCCACCAGCATCTTGCGCGTCTTCTCCAGCACGCTGGCCTGCTCGCCCTCGCCATGCAGCGGGTAGAGCACCACGTCCCCCTCGAACGCGCCGCCATTGAAGGCCGAGTACAGATCGCCCAGCTCACCCGGCAGCGGCACCCCGGACTCCGTCTCGGCCCGCCGCAGCTCCTCCGCGGCCACTCCCGGGTTCTTCGTCTTTGCTGACTTCTGCAGCGCCTCCAACCACTCGTGCATGGCCCCTCCACGAAACAACAGCGCCCCGTTCAGGCGCTCATGCCCCTCTGCGCAGTGCCAATGTCGGTCCTCCTGCACCTGCTGACCAGGGGAATGCTCCGTCCAACCACCGTTCTACACCGCTCTTTGCCTCTCCTCGCCAATCTTCACCTCCCGGGGTGACGTTCTGCTCGTCCGAGCACCCCTCGCGCCTGCCCCGACCAGGCCCCCGCGGGCCCCTCCGTGGGAAATTCCTTGCCCACCCTCGCGGGCCTGCTTCCTCGGCTCCCTGCTCCAGAAGGACCTCCAGCATCCACCACCCGACACACCGCAAGGCACGCCCGGTGCACGCCCCCCTGCCCTGGAACGGAGGGCGTATGGGGCGCTGGAGCTGGCTGCTGGGGGTGGGCATCGCGGGACTGGTGGCATGTGGGCCGGCGGACCATCAGCCTCCCGGGACGCCCCTCCCCGGTGTGACAGGGACGGACCCCCTCCCGGGAGATCCGGATGGGGGCATACCGGTCCCCACGCTTCCGGATGGGGGCCCCCCGGACGGAGAGCCCGGGGATGGCGGGCCCACCCTGCCGGATGGGGGCACCCCGGATGCGGGCCCCCGCCTGGGCGTGTACCCCGCCGTCCAGACGCGCGTGCCGACGTTCGACCTGCGCATCCTCCCGGAGCACCTGGCCCAGCTGGAGGCCAACCCGGAGTCGGACGACGAGGTGCCGGTGGTGGTGGTGTTCGACGGGGTGCCGGCCCCGGGCATGATGCGCTACCGCGGCGCCAGCTCCCGGACGCTGCCCCAGAAGAGCTTCAAGATAGAGCTGGACCCGGGCTACGAGTTCGAGGACCGGGACCACTTCGAGCTGCTGGCCGAGTACTACGACAGCGCCAAGCTGACCGAGAAGTTCGCGGTGGACCTCTTCACCGCGCTGGGGCTGCCGGTGCCGCGCGCCCGCTACGTCCGGGTGAGCATCAACGGCCAGCACAACGGGCTCTACCTGGACATGGAGCACGTGGGGAAGGACTACCTGAAGCACCACGCGCTGGAGCGCAGCGCCTCCATCTACCGCTGCGGAGACCGCAACTGCGAGCTGACGCTGCGCCGCGGCTCCTACCAGGGGGACTTCGAGAAGAAGACCAACGAGGACACGGGCCGCGCGGACCTGGATGCCTTCCTGGCCTGGGTGAACCGCTCGGATGACGCGCAGTTCGAGGCCCACGTGGGGCGGTACCTGGACGTGGAGGCCTACCTGGGCAACCTCGCCGTGGACGCGCTCATCTCCAACAACGTCATCGAGGACGCGCGCGGCTACTGGATCCACGAGCACCAGAAGGACCGGTGGCAGTACGTGCCGTGGGACTTGAACAACGCGCAGATGCTCTTCTGGCGCACGTGGGAGCCCACGGATCCGCCCATCACCAACCGGTGGCCGCAGGCCTTCAGCGTGTATGACCCGTGGGTGCAGCGCCTCTACGAGACGCGCCTGGCCCAGCGCCCGGCGCAGCGGCCCACCTGGAGCGTGCTCAACACCCGCATCTGGGACCGGCCCGCCCTGCGCGCCCGCCTGCTGGCGAAGCTCGAGGCGGCGCTCGCCGGCCCCTTCTCCGAGACCCAGGCGAACGCGCACATCGACGCGCTGTGGAACCTGGTGCGGCCGCAGCTGGAGCAGGATCCTTATATCTCGTCCGAGCACATGGCGCGGGCCCGCGGCTTCCTCAAGAAGTACGTGAAGGAGCGCGCCAGGTACCTGCGCGGCGTGCTCGACACGCTGAAGGCGCACGGCAGCGGGCCGCTCGTGCTGAGCGAGGTGAACGCCGGCAGCGCGGGCTACGTGAAGCTGCACAACCGCGGCGCCACGCCCCTCACGCTGGAGGGCTACGAGCTGACGAATGATCTGCGCGCCACCTCCCGGCACGTGCTGCCCACGCTGACACTGGAGCCAGGGCAGACGGTGCGCTTCGAGGCGGACGGGGACACGGCGGCGGGCCCCCTGCACCTGCCCTTCACCCTCTCCCGGGAGGGCGGCGAGGTGGGCCTCTTCGACGGCAAGCGCCTGTCGGAGTCCGGCAAGCTGCCCGTGTACGGACCGGAGGACATCCTCTATTACGGGCCGCTGCCCTCGGGGACGGTGTATGGGCGCAAGACGCCCCAGAGCGAGGACTTCGAGCGCAGGCCGCTGGCACCCTGACGGCCCGCCCGTTAGAGAGAAGCCCATGGCCCACCCGACGACCTACGAGGCAACCACCGAGAACTTCGACGCCCTGGTGCTCCAGCCCAAGGGCGAGCTGGTGGTGGTGGACTTCTGGGGCGACGGCTGCCCCAACTGCGACATCTACGCGGCGGCCGAGCCCTCCCTGCTCTCCGAGCTGGAGGGCGCCCCGATGCGCGTGGTGAAGGTGAACGCGTACGAGCAGGAGGAGCTGGCGCGGCGCTTCGGCCTGTTCGGCATCCCCACCTTCCTGCTCTTCCGGGACGGGAAGCTGCTCGGGAAGATGAGCCAGTACTACGGCCGGGAGTACTGGCTCGGCGTCGTCCGCGAGCACCTGCCCTCTCGGGCCTGAGGGCTCAGGCGCTCTGGGCCGTGGGCGATGAAGGCGGGTCTCCGCCCTCCAGGCCTCCGGCCACCCCGTCGAGCGGCGGCGTGACGAGGATGGGATCCGGTCCACCCTCGGGAGGCAGCTCCGAGGGCCCGCTGAGATCGATCCCCTCCAGGCTGCCCACGCGGAAGAAGGACGTGAGCCGCCGCAGGGTGTCGGCCTGCACGGCCAGCGCCTCGGCCTCCTTGGCCAGGTCCTCGGCGGACTTCGCGTTGCCCTGCGTGGTGCGCTCCACCTCGGACATGGCGTGGCTCATCATCCCCACGCTGGTGGACTGCTCGCGCGTGGAGGCGGCCACCTCGTGCACCAGCTCCGCCGTGCGGCGGATGGAGGGCACCAGGTCCCTCAACAGCCGGCCGGACTGCTCGGCGATGTTGCGGCTGGAGACGGCCAGCTCGCCAATCTCCCGGGCCGCCGTCTTGCTGCGCTCGGCCAGCCGGCGCACCTCGCCGGCCACCACGCTGAAGCCCTTGCCGTGCTCGCCGGCGCGGATGGCCTCGATGGCCGCGTTGAGCGCCAGCATGTTCGTCTGGTGCGCCAGCTCCTCGATGAGCGACACGTTGGTGGAGATGCGCCGCATGGCCTCCACCGTCTTGCCCACCGCCTGACCGCTCACCTCGGCGTCCTGCGCGCCCACCCGCGCCATCTCCTCCATCTTCTGGCAGCTCTCGGTGTTGCGCAGCACCGCGGCGCTGATCTCCTTGAGCGTGCGCGCGTTCTCCTCGGTGATGGTGGCCTGGTCGGTGGCGCCCTGCGCCAGCATCCGCGACGAGGAGGCCAGCATCGCGGAGGTGGACGCCAGCGTGGAGGCGCCGGCGCGCACCTCGGCGACAATCTTGGTGAGCCGCCCCACCGCCTCGCCCAGCGCCTTGCCCAGCGCGTCCTGGTCCGAGCGCGGCAGCACCCGCGCCGTCAAGTCTCCGTGGGCCAGGCCCACCGCCATGGCCACCATCTCCTGCGTGGAGCGCGCCATGTCCAGCGTGGAGCGCAGCAGCAGGGCGACCTCGTCCTGCGTCTCCACCTCCAGATCCAGCGCGTCCTCGCCCTCCTCCAGCAGCTCCAGCTCGCCGCGCGACAGGCGCATCGTCATGCGCGTCAGCCGCGCCACCGGCTCGATGATGATGCCGGAGATGCGCCAGGCCAGCAGCAGCCCCAGGCCGCTGAGCACCAGGCCGAGCAGGACGAGCTGCACCCTGAGCGACAGGAAGGCGGACTGGGCGCTGGTGTTGGACAGCTCCGCGAAGCGGCGGTTGATGGCCCTCAGCCAGTTCAGCGCCTCGGCGAGCCGCCCCAGCGCGCCCTCGAGCTGCTCTCCGTCCACCGGCGCCTGCGCCAGGACGCGATCCCTCAGCGGCCGATACCCGGCGAAGGCCACATCGAACAGCTGGAGCGCGGAGCTCTCGTCCTGCTGCAGCTTCAGCTCGTCCAGGCCCGTGAGCGTCTCGGTGAAGGCGAGGCTCTGCGTGCTGATCCACTCCTTCTTGTAGCGCTCGATGAGGGCCAGCAGCGCCGCCTCGTGCTCGCGCACCTTGGCGGCTCGCGCGGCGCGCTCCTCCGGGGAGAGGTTCGCCCGGGACAGCAGACGCAGCTCTCCGGCCAGGGCCTCGCGAAGGGTGAGGGCCTCGTCGAGCGCCATGATGGGCACGAGCATGGAGCCGTAGACGGTGTCGTACTCGGACTGGAGCTCCCACGTGCCCCGCAGTGCCAGCGACAGCACGAGGAAGACCGACACGGGGATGAGTACGGCGATGAGAGCCAGCTTCCAGAACAGCTTGAGACGACGGACCATGGGCGAGTGCCCCGAGGCGGGCATGGAGCCGGCCCGGAGAAGGCCTCGGAGTATAGAAATTCTCCACCCCCTACAGACAGTCCCCCTGTGTGGAAAGCGCCAGGCAAGGGGGGAGCCCAGGCCTTGGCGGCTACCCGACAGCCTCCTCCGGCCCCCTCCCGGCCAGCGGTGGACAGTGCGAGAGTGGAGGCTCGCATGCGCCTCGTCCTCGCCGTCCTGCTCGCCTCCTTGCCTGCGTTCGCCGCCTCCCCCTGGGACGCGCCCGCCTTCTCGGCGGATCCGGCCGCCCTGGTGGGAGCCGCGGCGGCGCTCCCCACCCCCGAGGGGGTGGACGTCGAGGTGCTCCTGGAGGAGGGCACCTTCTCCTATGACGCGAAGGGCCGTGAGACGTCCACCTCGCGCCTCGTCTACCGGGTGCTGACGTCCGAGGGGGCCAAGGGCTGGGCGACCGTGGGGGTGGACTACACGCCCTGGCACGAGGAGCGCCCGGAGGTGCGCGCCCGCGTCATCACCCCGGACGGCAAGGCGCACCTGCTGGATCCGTCCACCCTCATCGACTCCACCCCCACCGACAGCGCGCCGGAGACACTGTCGGACCGGCGCCTGCTGCACGGCCCGCTGCCCGCCATCACCGCGGGCGCCGTGGTGGAGCAGCTCATCACCACCCGCGAGACGGAGAGCGTGTTCTCCAGCGGGGTGGTGCGGCGCTTCTTCTTCGGCCGGGAGGTGCCGGTGCGGCGGGTGCGCCTCACGCTCGAGGTGCCTCGGGGCGGCACGCTGAACTTCGTCCCGCGCGGGGTGCGCGTGAAGCCCCGGCAGGAGCAGGCGGAGGGGCGCACGCGGCTGGTGTTCGAGCAGGGCCCGCTGGAGGCGGTGGAGCCTCCCGAGCCCTTCCTCCCCGCGGACGCGGTGAGCTTCCCCCACGTGGCCTTCTCCACGGGCCGGGCGTGGAGCGACCTGGCCCGCCGCTACCATGAGACGGTGGAGGCCCAGCTCGCCGGGGCGGACCTGGAGCGCACCGCGCGGGAGCTCGTCGGAGACGAGAAGCGCCGCGAGCGGGTGGCCGCGCGGCTGGCGAAGTGGATGCACTCGCAGGTACGCTACACGAGCCTCCAGTTCGGCGAGGCCGCCGTCGTCCCGCGCCAGCCGGCCGAGGTGCTGGTGCGCCGCTACGGCGACTGCAAGGACCTGTCCACGCTGCTGGTGGGGCTGCTGCGCGCCTCGGGGATTCCCGCCTCGGTGGCGCTGCTGCGCACGGGCTCGGAGGACGTGCAGGAGTCGCTGCCGGGCTTCGGCCTCTTCGACCACGCCATCGTCTACATCCCCGGCAAGCCGGCGCTGTGGATCGACGCCACGGACTCGTTCAGTCCGGTGGGGGAGCTGCCGGTGACGGTGCAGGGGCGGCTGGCGCTGGTGGCCAGCCCGGACACCAAGGGCCTGGTGCGCATCCCCGAGGCGCCGTCGTCCGCCAACAGCTTCACCACCACGCGCGAGGTGTACCTGTCCGAGCGCGGGCCCTCGCGCATCGTGGAGGTGAAGGACTCCACGGGGGCCGTGGCCGCCGCGTACCGCGAGCACTTCGCGCTCACCGAGGCCTCCCGCGTGCGCGAGGGCTACGTGGAGTACGTGAAGAGCGTCTTCGCCGCCTCGGACGTGGCGCGCCTGAAGTCCCAGGAGCTGGAGACGCTGGAGAAGCCCTTCCGCGTGGAGCTGGAGGTGCAGGACGCCAGCCGCGGCTTCACGGATGACCGGGAGGCGGCGGTGGGGCTCGGCGGCGCGTCCGTGCTCGGCCGGCTGCCGGACTACCTGATTGACGCGCCCTCGGACGACGAGCCGTGGATGAAGCGGGAGGGCGAGCTCGTCCTGATGGAGCCCTACACCGCGGAGCTGCGCTACCGCGTGGTGCCTCCGCCGGGCTACTCGCCCAAGCCGCTGCCCAGGGACTTCACGCGCCGGTTGGGGCCGGCCACCTACTCGGGCGTGTACGCCGTGAAGGGCGGGGAGGTGCACGTCACCTTCCGCTTCGATGCGGGCAAGCGCCGCTGGTCCGCGGCGGAGGTGGAGGCCTTCCGCTCGGCCTTCGAGGACCTGCGCGAGGAGGACGAGCCGATGCTCGGCTTCGAGCACGACGGCGCGACGCTGCTGGCGGACGGCCGCGTTCCCGAGGCGCTCGTGGCCTACCGCCGAGCGGTGGAGCGGCACCCGGGCGAGGCGCTGCACCGGGCGCAGCTGGCGCTCGCGCTGCTGGAGGCGGGCGCGGGGGAAGAGGCGCGCGCGATGGCACGCCGAGCCACCGAGGTGGAGCCGAAGTCCGGCCTGGCCTGGCGCACCCTGGGCTGGGTGCTGCAGCACGACGGCCTGGGCCGGCGCTTCAAGCCGGGCTTCGACTACGCGGGCGCCATCGCCGCGTACCGCAAGGCACGGGCGCTCGATCCGGACGACTTCGAGACGCGCGGGGACCTGGGCATCCTGCTGGAGTACGGCCCTGGGGGCGAGCGCTACGCCCGGGACTCCCGGCTGGGGGAGGCCGTGGCGGAGTTCCAGGCGCTGCGGGAGGACCTGGGCCGCAAGGACATGGACGACCACCTGCTGCTCGACCTGTTCCTGCTGGAGCGGTACGCGGAGGTGCTGAAGCTGGGCGGTACGCTGGAAGCCTCGCCGCTGCGCAGCAGCGTGCGCCTGAGCGCCTCGGCGCTGGTGGACGGACCGGCGGCGGCGGTGAAGAACGCGGCGAAGTGGGTGCCGGCCATCGATGCCCGCCGCGAGGCGCTGGAGGACGCCGCCAACCGGCTGCTGCGGCTGCGGCGCTACCCGGAGGCCGTGGCGCTGCTCACCGAGTCGGCCCGAGGCGCGCCGGACGCCGTGGAGAAGCAGCGGCGGCTGACGCCACTGACGAAGACGACGCGCTTCGAGCGCAAGGCCCTGAAGGGCGAGGATCCGCGCTCGGTGGTGCAGCGGCTGTTCCTGGCCGTGCTGGACGAGGACGGGGGCCAGGCGCAGGCGGAGGGGCTGATCCTCAAGTCGGTGCTCACGGCGGATCCGACCCTGCCCGCCGAGCTGCTGCGGACGGTGCGCGTGGTGCTCAACCAGGGCTTGCTGGCGGAGGTGCCACAGGACGCGGCGGTGGACCTGGCGCTGTCCTTGATGGAGCTGCGCATGGATGGGGACGCGAAGCAGGGCTTCCGCATCCAGTCGCGCCTGCCCTTCGAGGGCGCCAACGCCAGCGAGAACTGGTTCGTGGTGCGCTCGGGCGGCGAGTTCCGGCTGCTGGGGACGGGGTACGACTACGGGGTGCTGGGCCAGGAGGCGATGAGGCGCCTGGAGGCGGGAGACCTGGCGGGGGCGCGCCAGTGGCTGAACTGGGCGAGGGCGGCGATGCCCTCGACGCTGGTGGAGAGCCAGGCGGGCGCCAACTTCCTGCGCCTGTGGCGAAAGGGCGCGGAGGCCGGGCGGGAGGAGATGCGGCTGGCGGCGGCGAGCCTGATGGCCTTCGGGCAGCAGGCGGTGCGGGCCATTCCCCACCTGAGCCTGGCGCGAGAGCGGGCGACGACGGACGCGGAGCGACGGGGGTTCGATCGAGACCTGCTGGCGGCGTACTACCACCTGAAGCGGCTGCCGGAGATTCTCGAGACGGCGGATCGGCTGCTGGAGGCGGCGCCGGTGGATGAGGTGGCGTTCTCCCATGTGGCGTACGCGCTGCAGCAGCTCGAGCGGCCGGATGACCTGGTGAGGCGCGCGGAGGCGCGACTGAAGCTGTTGCCGGACGACGAGCGGGCGCTGGAGACGCTGGCGAACGTGGCGACGATGCGCGGCGACCTGAACAAGGCGCAGGAGTACCGGCGGCAGATCGTCGAGGCGGGCAAGGCGACGGCGCACACGTACAACGAGCTGGCGTGGAACACGCTGCTGCTGGGCAAGGTGAGCCAGGAGGCGGTGGAGGACGCGCTGAAGGCCAACAGCCTCACGAGCTACGGCAACGCGTCCTACGTGCACACACTGGCGACGCTCTACGCGGAGCTGGGCAAGGGGCAGGAGGCGCGCCAGTTCCTGCTCAAGTCCCTGGAGCTGCACGGCGTGGGGACGCTGGAGACCTACGACTGGTACGTGGTGGGACGGATCGCCGAGGGCTACGGGCTGCTGGAGGAGGCCCGCGCAGCCTACAAGCGCGCGCGGAGCTCCAAGCCGGACATCAGCAGCGTGGACTCGCTGGCCAGCACGCGGCTCAAGCTGTTGGAGGAGGTGCCGAGGACGGTGGCGAAGCCGGCCCCGTGACTCCTCCCGGCGATGTGCTAAGCGCGAAGGAGCAGCCCGCCTGAAGACGAGTCGACTCCTGTGGATCCGGCTGGGGCCGCGGGCGCACGCGACCCGCCCGCTCCGGCATGCGACAGCGCCCCTGGGCAGACGCGAGGGATCCCGAGGTGACCCGGATTACTCCGCGACGGCCAGCGCCTCGGCGGAAGGCAGGGAGGCGAAGGAGACCTGGGCCGCGAAGCCACCCGGCCCGTGGCCACGCAGCACGCTGACCGTGCCGTCCGAGCCGTTCGTCACCGCAAGGTCCACCCAGCCATCCGCGTCGATGTCACGAGCCACCACGGCGCTGCCACCCTCCACGGGGAAGGAGACCTGCGACGCGAGCGTCCCATCGCCCTGGTTCAGGAACACGCTCACCGTGCCGCTGTCCGGGTCCGTCACGGCGAGATCCACCTGACGGTCCCCATTGAAGTCCGCGCACGCCATCGCGGCGGGGAACCGACCCATCGCCTGGAAGACGCCGGACACGTCGAAGGCTCCCTCGTCGTTGCAGCGATCCAGGGCCTGGGTGCTCGTGGCCAGGTCCGCACCGGCCTCCACAGCCTCGGGCTGGCCGCAGCCGACGGCGAACAGGGACACCACAGCGACTCCAACCCACGACATCGTGTTCAGGCTCGACATGACTCTCCACTCCTTGCGTTGGTATCCGCCCCTCCTCGAGAGGGGCGTGGCAGGTGTGAAGAATACGGATCGGTCTGACATTTCCCGGGGGCAGCGCTCGGGCTCCCGGCCCACATCCGCGCCTGCGCCCCGGGTAGGCTTCACCCCAGGCTGTGGAGCCGACTCCGCAGGTCGGTCCGCCCGGGGAGCTGGCGGTGTGTTCAGGTCTCCGGGGAGACCTGTTGTGGCGCGGTGAGGCC from Hyalangium gracile harbors:
- a CDS encoding methyl-accepting chemotaxis protein, with the translated sequence MVRRLKLFWKLALIAVLIPVSVFLVLSLALRGTWELQSEYDTVYGSMLVPIMALDEALTLREALAGELRLLSRANLSPEERAARAAKVREHEAALLALIERYKKEWISTQSLAFTETLTGLDELKLQQDESSALQLFDVAFAGYRPLRDRVLAQAPVDGEQLEGALGRLAEALNWLRAINRRFAELSNTSAQSAFLSLRVQLVLLGLVLSGLGLLLAWRISGIIIEPVARLTRMTMRLSRGELELLEEGEDALDLEVETQDEVALLLRSTLDMARSTQEMVAMAVGLAHGDLTARVLPRSDQDALGKALGEAVGRLTKIVAEVRAGASTLASTSAMLASSSRMLAQGATDQATITEENARTLKEISAAVLRNTESCQKMEEMARVGAQDAEVSGQAVGKTVEAMRRISTNVSLIEELAHQTNMLALNAAIEAIRAGEHGKGFSVVAGEVRRLAERSKTAAREIGELAVSSRNIAEQSGRLLRDLVPSIRRTAELVHEVAASTREQSTSVGMMSHAMSEVERTTQGNAKSAEDLAKEAEALAVQADTLRRLTSFFRVGSLEGIDLSGPSELPPEGGPDPILVTPPLDGVAGGLEGGDPPSSPTAQSA
- a CDS encoding DUF3857 domain-containing protein, producing MRLVLAVLLASLPAFAASPWDAPAFSADPAALVGAAAALPTPEGVDVEVLLEEGTFSYDAKGRETSTSRLVYRVLTSEGAKGWATVGVDYTPWHEERPEVRARVITPDGKAHLLDPSTLIDSTPTDSAPETLSDRRLLHGPLPAITAGAVVEQLITTRETESVFSSGVVRRFFFGREVPVRRVRLTLEVPRGGTLNFVPRGVRVKPRQEQAEGRTRLVFEQGPLEAVEPPEPFLPADAVSFPHVAFSTGRAWSDLARRYHETVEAQLAGADLERTARELVGDEKRRERVAARLAKWMHSQVRYTSLQFGEAAVVPRQPAEVLVRRYGDCKDLSTLLVGLLRASGIPASVALLRTGSEDVQESLPGFGLFDHAIVYIPGKPALWIDATDSFSPVGELPVTVQGRLALVASPDTKGLVRIPEAPSSANSFTTTREVYLSERGPSRIVEVKDSTGAVAAAYREHFALTEASRVREGYVEYVKSVFAASDVARLKSQELETLEKPFRVELEVQDASRGFTDDREAAVGLGGASVLGRLPDYLIDAPSDDEPWMKREGELVLMEPYTAELRYRVVPPPGYSPKPLPRDFTRRLGPATYSGVYAVKGGEVHVTFRFDAGKRRWSAAEVEAFRSAFEDLREEDEPMLGFEHDGATLLADGRVPEALVAYRRAVERHPGEALHRAQLALALLEAGAGEEARAMARRATEVEPKSGLAWRTLGWVLQHDGLGRRFKPGFDYAGAIAAYRKARALDPDDFETRGDLGILLEYGPGGERYARDSRLGEAVAEFQALREDLGRKDMDDHLLLDLFLLERYAEVLKLGGTLEASPLRSSVRLSASALVDGPAAAVKNAAKWVPAIDARREALEDAANRLLRLRRYPEAVALLTESARGAPDAVEKQRRLTPLTKTTRFERKALKGEDPRSVVQRLFLAVLDEDGGQAQAEGLILKSVLTADPTLPAELLRTVRVVLNQGLLAEVPQDAAVDLALSLMELRMDGDAKQGFRIQSRLPFEGANASENWFVVRSGGEFRLLGTGYDYGVLGQEAMRRLEAGDLAGARQWLNWARAAMPSTLVESQAGANFLRLWRKGAEAGREEMRLAAASLMAFGQQAVRAIPHLSLARERATTDAERRGFDRDLLAAYYHLKRLPEILETADRLLEAAPVDEVAFSHVAYALQQLERPDDLVRRAEARLKLLPDDERALETLANVATMRGDLNKAQEYRRQIVEAGKATAHTYNELAWNTLLLGKVSQEAVEDALKANSLTSYGNASYVHTLATLYAELGKGQEARQFLLKSLELHGVGTLETYDWYVVGRIAEGYGLLEEARAAYKRARSSKPDISSVDSLASTRLKLLEEVPRTVAKPAP
- a CDS encoding FG-GAP repeat domain-containing protein, translating into MSSLNTMSWVGVAVVSLFAVGCGQPEAVEAGADLATSTQALDRCNDEGAFDVSGVFQAMGRFPAAMACADFNGDRQVDLAVTDPDSGTVSVFLNQGDGTLASQVSFPVEGGSAVVARDIDADGWVDLAVTNGSDGTVSVLRGHGPGGFAAQVSFASLPSAEALAVAE